AAAGCGCGCAGCTTGTTTTGGACAGTCTCCCCGATGCAGTCATTGTAATGGCTCCGGATGCGACCGTTGAACTTGCGAATGCCGCAGCCAGACGAATGATCGGAGTCCGGCCCGGGGGAAGCATTTATGATACGTCACCGGAGTGGCATCGCTCTCTGCACGTTGATGCCACGAGCAATGCCCCTGACGACACGGAAGCTGAACGAGTCGTTCAGGTTTTTCTTGAAGGCAAAGAGCGGTTTTTTATGCCGCGAGTGTTGCCCATCAAGGACGTTGGGGGTTTGCCGGTCGGCATTATCATCGTCTTTCTGGATGTAACCCGCCTGCGGCGTGTGTCTGAGCTTGAGAGTGACCTTGTGTCCACGGTATCGCACGAACTCAAGACACCATTGACTTCCATTCGTATGGCGCTGCATATGCTGCTGGATGAACGTGTAGGTCTAATGAATAGTAAGCAGACGGAGCTATTGACTACTGCGCGCGATGACGCGGAACGGCTCTTCAGCATCGTGAATGATCTATTGGATGTTGCCCGTTACAAATCCGGCAAAGCGGCGCTGGAATTGAAGCCTGTGTCCGCTCATAAGCTGATTGAAAGAGCCATTGCTGCGTCCCGCACCGCATTCCAATATGCCGGTGTGGAACTCAAACTCGAACTCCCTGAACACTTGCCCGATGTTATGGCCAATGAATCACGAATCGAGCATGTATTCAATAACCTTTTGTCGAACGCTCTGAAATTTAGTGCTCCGGGCACGGCCATCACTTTGTCTGTGCAGGGAACGGACAAGTATTTGGAGATTTTGATCGCCGATCAAGGGCCGGGAATTCCCAAAGAGGAGCTACCGCGCGTGTTCGATCGGTTCTATCGCGGAAAGAATGAGGCCTCATCCCCAGGAGTTGGACTCGGCTTGGCGATAGCTCGCGAGATAGTGGAAGCTCATGGCGGAACCATTCGAGCTGTTAGCGATATTGGGAAGGGTTCGACATTCGCCTTCACATTGTGCAAGTTTCTCAATTAACATGAGTGTTGGACTCGAATGATTGATTTTCTGTATGTACTGGGTACCGTGACTTTCTTTGCCTTAATGGGCAAATTCACTACACTTTGTGATTGGCGTGAACATGGCTGACATCGTACTTGGTGTTCTCGCGATTGGCTTGATGATCTATCTTCTCGTCGCGATGGTTCGACCGGAGAAATTCTGAGGCAACAATGGACATTGGCGGTTGGATTCAATTTGTCCTGTATTTGGGAATACTGGCGCTGCTGACAAAGCCGATGGGTATCTATCTTTATCGCGTGCTGAACCCTGATGCGCGCGTGGGACTTGAACCCATTTTCGGCGGAACGGAGCGATTGATATACAGGTCACTGCGCGTTGATCCCAAGCAGGAACAAGACTGGAAAGCCTATGCATTCTCAATGCTGGCTTTTAGCCTGATCAGTATGCTGCTTACATACTTGATTCTGCGATTGCAGCATGTACTGCCGCTCAATCCGCAGGGCCTGGGGCCGTTGTCGCATCACCTGGCGTTTAACACGGCGGCAAGTTTTGCGACCAACACGAATTGGCAGAGTTACGGCGGCGAAGGGACGATGTCTTACTTCTCGCAGATGGTGGGCCTAACGCTGCACAACTTCACGTCCGCCGCCGTTGGTATTGCTATTGCCGCTGCGCTGGTGCGCGGCATTGCGCGGGCGACGGCTAAGACGATAGGAAACTTCTGGGTTGATCTCACGCGCGTGACGCTGTACGTTTTGTTGCCGATTGGTGTGATCTTCGCGCTGTTCCTCGTCAGTCAGGGTATGATCCAGAACTTCAAACCCTATGAGACGATTAGCATCGTCCAGGATGCAGCCTTGGACAGCACGCTCTCACCGACGCAAACCATAGCACAAGGTCCGATGGCTTCACAGGTTGCTATCAAAATGCTCGGAACAAACGGTGGCGGTTTTGTGAATGCTAATGCCGCCCATCCGTACGAGAATCCTAATCCGCTGTCCAATTTCTTCCAGACGCTCTCAATTCTTCTCATCCCGGCGGGATTAACATACTACTTGGGCCGCATGGTGAAGTCACAGGGACACGGATGGGCGGTTTGGGTCGCTATGGCTGTGATGTTTGTCGGCGGCGCGATGGTGGTGTGGAGTGCTGAGTCAGCGGGAAATCCGCGCATCACTGCGCTGGGGGTTGAAGGAGCCGATGGTAACATGGAAGGCAAAGAGACGCGATTCGGAATCTTCAACAGCGCCCTCTTCGCAACTGTTACAACCGATGCATCTTGCGGCGCGGTGAACACTATGCACGATTCAATGACGCCCTTGGGCGGTTTGGTACCGCTTTTCAATATTCAAGTCGGTGAAGTCATTTTCGGCGGCGTCGGTGCGGGTCTCTACGGCATGCTTCTGTATGTCATCCTCGCAATCTTCATCGCCGGATTGATGGTTGGACGTACGCCGGAATACCTCGGCAAGAAGATTGGCGCAACGGAAGTTAAGCTCGCGGCCATCGGCATTCTTGTCCCGGTGATCTTGATTCTCGGCTTCACGGCCTGGGGCGTTGTTTCTCAGTGGGGAACGGCCTCACTCAACAATAGCGGTCCGCACGGGCTGAGCGAAGTGTTGTATGCCTTTTCTTCCGCCACGGGAAACAACGGCAGTGCGTTTGCCGGTCTGGGAACAAACTTCCCGTGGTACAACACGCTCATGGGCATTGCGATGCTCGTCGGTCGTTTCATGATCATCGTGCCGGTATTGGCAATTGCTGGACAGCTCGCATCTAAGAAACTCGTCGCCGAAGGTGCGGGCAGCTTCCCGGTCTCCGGGGTGACATTTACTGTTTTGCTAATCGGAACTGTGCTCATCATTGGCGCGCTGACGTTCTTGCCTGTGCTCGCATTAGGGCCGGTGCTTGAACAATTCCTGATGACTCGCTCCACGCAACTCTTTTAATCCATGAGCACCAAAGCTATAAGCATTCTTGATCGTTCCGTGCTTGGCCCGGCATTCGTGTCCTCCTTGCGCAAGCTCAATCCGAAAGAGCAATTGCGTAATCCTGTCATGTTCGTGACACTGATCGGCGCTTTCGTGACAACATTGGCGCCAGTTATCGGTTGGACACACGATGAGCCTTTCTCCTTCACCCTTCAGATCGCGGCGTGGCTATGGATTACTGTGATCTTCGCGAATCTTGCTGAGTCGCTGGCCGAAAGTCGCGGCAAAGCGCAGGCCGATGCCTTACGGAAGTCCCGCGCGCAGACCATCGCCAACAGACTCATGAGCAACGGCATCTATCAGAATGTACCATCTGACTCTTTGCGCAAGGACGACATTGTACGCGTTAGCGCGGGCGAGCTGATCCCATCTGACGGCGAGGTCATTGAAGGCGCTGCGATGGTCAATGAGTCCGCTATAACAGGTGAGTCCGCGCCCGTCGTGCGCGAGTCAGGCGGCGACCGCAGCTCAGTGACCGGTGGAACCGTTGTGCTTTCGGATACTATTCTGGTGCGCGTCTCCGCGAATCCCGGCGAGAGCCTGATGGACAAGATGATCGCGCTTGTCGAAGGCGCACGACGTCAGAGGACGCCTAACGAGATCGCGCTGACAATATTACTGTCCGCATTGACGCTGATCTTCTTGCTCGTAATTGTCACATTGAAGCCGTTCGGCACTTACTCGGGAGTCAACTTCTCCATTACGGTGCTCGTTGCGCTTCTGGTGTGCCTAATTCCTACAACGATCGGCGGCTTGCTAAGCGCTATTGGTATCGCCGGTATTGATCGCCTTGCGCGTAAGAACGTTTTGGCAATGAGCGGCAGATCTGTCGAAGCGGCCGGTGACGTGGACGTGCTATTGCTCGATAAGACCGGCACAATTACATTAGGAGACCGTCAGGCTACCGAGTTCATCCCTGCGCCCAGCGTGAACATCCGCGACTTGGTGGATGCGGCTCAGCTTGCCTCGCTTGCCGATGAGACCCCTGAAGGCCGCAGCATCATTGTCTTAGCAAAGGAACACGGTTTTCGCGCACGCAGCATTCATGAACTGAATGGCGCGCAGTTTGTGCCATTCACGGCGAAGTCGCGGATGAGCGGTTTAGACACCACCGATTTTGAAGTTCGCAAAGGCGCCGCCGATGCCGTGAAACACTACATCGGTGCGGAGTTTCCATCCGCTGTCAATGAGACTGTTCATCGCATCGCGAGTGCGGGGGGAACTCCGATTGTCGTTGCCAGAGACAAGCAAGTGATGGGCGTGATCTACTTGAAGGATATCGTCAAGGGAGGATTGCCTGATCGATTTGCGCGTCTGCGTGCAATGGGTATTAAGACGGTGATGATCACAGGCGACAATCCGTTGACTGCCGCCACGATTGCCAGGGAGTCAGGCGTGGATGACTATCTTGCCGAAGCAACTCCGGAAGATAAACTGGAGTTGATACGAAAGGAGCAGGCAAAAGGTCATCTCGTTGCCATGACAGGAGACGGCACGAACGACGCTCCCGCGCTGGCACAAGCAGACGTCGGTGTCGCTATGAACACCGGCACGCAGGCCGCCAAGGAAGCGGGGAACATGATTGACCTTGACTCGAATCCCACTAAGTTGATTGAAGTTGTAGAAACGGGCAAGCAGCTTCTGATTACGCGGGGGGCCTTAACGACATTCAGCATTGCCAACGACGTTGCCAAGTACTTCGCCATTATTCCGGCGATGCTGATGGGAACATTCGCCGTGATTGCACCGCTCAATGTCATGCGATTGGATAGCCCTTATAGCGCCATTATGAGCGCGGTCATCTTCAATGCTCTCATTATTGTTGCCCTGACGCCTCTTGCGTTGCGCGGTGTGCGGTTTCGTCCTGCCAGCGCCAGCGCGATTTTGCGCAGAAATCTCTTGATCTACGGGCTGGGCGGAGTCGTTGCGCCGTTCGTCGGCATCAAAGCCATTGACGTGATCATTACAACTTTGAAGCTAGTCTGACACATGAAGAATCTTGTAAGAGAATTACGACCTGCGCTTGTTGCCACTGCCGTGCTGACCGTCCTACTGTGCGTGGTATACCCGGTAGTCGTGTGGGCGATCGCGCAGACTTTATTCCCCAGTCAGGCCAATGGAAGCCTGCTGTTCAACTCGAGCGGCAAGACGATAGGCTCAGAGCTTATCGGACAGCCATTCACCGCGGTTCGCTACTTTCATCCACGCCCCTCGGCGGCGGGAAACGGGTATGATGGAGCTTCCTCCGGCGGATCAAACCTCGGGCCACTTTCGCTGAAGCTGATTGATGCCGTATCACAGCGGGTCGCTAACTACCGAGAGATTAACGGCGTTCCCGCGAGTGTGGCAGTGCCGGCGGATGCAGTAACGGCGTCGGCCAGCGGGTTGGATCCGCACATTAGTTTAGCCAACGCGAAGTTGCAAGCCAATCGCGTTGCGCAAGCCCGGGACATTGAAGTGAGTCGCGTCATTGGCCTCATAGAAGCCAACACTGATTCAAAAGCGTTAGGCATTCTGGGCGAAGAGGGTGTTAACGTCTTGATGCTGAATCTTGCGCTCGACATGGAGCATTGAGAAGTATGTCTCTCGACCGCAAAGCGTCCACTTTTCTTGATCTCATACGGCGTTCCGAGCGCGGCCGATTGAAGGTCTATCTCGGCTATGCACCCGGGGTCGGCAAGACCTACCTTATGCTTCAAGAGGGCCATCGCTTGAAGCAGGAGGGGATTGACGTTGTGATAGGGTTAGTGGAGACGCACGACCGCGTTGCCACGACGGCTCTGCTTGAAGGGTTGGAGAGCGTTCCGCGCATGCAGGTGGCCTATCGCGGGATTACGCTTGACGAAATGGACAGGGATGCGATCCTTGCCCGCAGACCGCGAATTGTGCTGGTAGATGAACTCGCGCATACGAATCCCCCTAACAGCAAGCATCCCAAGCGGTACATGGATGTGGATGAAATCCTTGCGGCGGGCATCCACGTCATCTCGACAATGAATGTACAGCATCTTGAGAGTCTTTACAATACCGTCGAAGGTCTTGTCAAAGTCAAGGTTGCGGAACGCGTTCCCGATCTTGTTCTTCGGCAGGCGGACGAGATCGTGAACGTTGATCTCTCTCCGGAAGATTTGATCAGGCGATTGGAGAGAGGACAGATCTATCCGAATGACCGGATCGCGCTTGCCTCTGAACACTTCTTCCAAGCACCGAACCTCGAACAGCTTCGGGAGTTGACACTTCGCGAAACGGCTTCGCAAATTGATTTTCGGCGTCGTGAACAGCATGTTGATGGAGCGGGCACTCCGCCTGATCAGGTCGTCGTATGCCTCAGCGCTTCCGGCCCAAACAACGCGAATTTATTGCGCTACGGATCGAGGCTTGCCGGTCGTTTGAATCGCCGCTGGTATGCCATTCACGTACAGACGCCGAAGGAGGCGCCGTTAAGAATCGACGCAGGAAAACAACGTGTCTTAGCGGATGCTCTCACACTTGCCAATCAACTTGGTGCGATGGTTTTCACACTGAAGGGCACGGACGTTGTTGAGACGATTCTGCGGTTCGCGCATGACTATCGCGTCGGACACATCGTCATCGGCCGGCCGAATCCGAGACCTTTCGTTGACCGAATATTGAGTAGACCTAGCCAAGTTGAACGATTGATCGAAAAGGGTCAAGGCTATCGGATTGTAGTCTTGGACGAGCGCATTCCCGAGTCACCAATGGACACAGATCCGCCGGACTTCAATAGGACAAGTTCTGAGAGTGGTAAGGCCTTTTCAACGAAGTTTCAGAAGTCAACGCTACTGATCTGGCAGCAATCCCTGACAAAAGACCAGGCGATCCGAGATTTACATGGAGCACTGAAGAGTACCTATCCTCGCAGTGTGACACCGACATCGCTGCAGCTCGCTTTGATTCGCGAAGCGGATATGTCAACGTTTCTGA
This region of bacterium genomic DNA includes:
- a CDS encoding HAMP domain-containing protein — protein: MFSLKSKLILAFSALLAVAVIVGAIGLGVVSSYSEALTRILRENYDSIVYCEGMKSALDQFRDEVQDAALLGQTTDTLAIDSTRRRFLSELDRERGNITLPGEADSVRKLDQLWTQAQAEAAALITGTLSDSVRAELFRSGFALSVTEIKQTVQSISDMNLSNMIAVDGQAQHRAQEAKRITYILILVGMLLALILIVITGRAILQPLKILTLSIREVQTGNLNLMLQPRFRDEVGLLMEAFNDMAAELRILKQGDQAKLVRSQQSAQLVLDSLPDAVIVMAPDATVELANAAARRMIGVRPGGSIYDTSPEWHRSLHVDATSNAPDDTEAERVVQVFLEGKERFFMPRVLPIKDVGGLPVGIIIVFLDVTRLRRVSELESDLVSTVSHELKTPLTSIRMALHMLLDERVGLMNSKQTELLTTARDDAERLFSIVNDLLDVARYKSGKAALELKPVSAHKLIERAIAASRTAFQYAGVELKLELPEHLPDVMANESRIEHVFNNLLSNALKFSAPGTAITLSVQGTDKYLEILIADQGPGIPKEELPRVFDRFYRGKNEASSPGVGLGLAIAREIVEAHGGTIRAVSDIGKGSTFAFTLCKFLN
- the kdpF gene encoding K(+)-transporting ATPase subunit F, whose amino-acid sequence is MADIVLGVLAIGLMIYLLVAMVRPEKF
- the kdpB gene encoding potassium-transporting ATPase subunit KdpB; translation: MSTKAISILDRSVLGPAFVSSLRKLNPKEQLRNPVMFVTLIGAFVTTLAPVIGWTHDEPFSFTLQIAAWLWITVIFANLAESLAESRGKAQADALRKSRAQTIANRLMSNGIYQNVPSDSLRKDDIVRVSAGELIPSDGEVIEGAAMVNESAITGESAPVVRESGGDRSSVTGGTVVLSDTILVRVSANPGESLMDKMIALVEGARRQRTPNEIALTILLSALTLIFLLVIVTLKPFGTYSGVNFSITVLVALLVCLIPTTIGGLLSAIGIAGIDRLARKNVLAMSGRSVEAAGDVDVLLLDKTGTITLGDRQATEFIPAPSVNIRDLVDAAQLASLADETPEGRSIIVLAKEHGFRARSIHELNGAQFVPFTAKSRMSGLDTTDFEVRKGAADAVKHYIGAEFPSAVNETVHRIASAGGTPIVVARDKQVMGVIYLKDIVKGGLPDRFARLRAMGIKTVMITGDNPLTAATIARESGVDDYLAEATPEDKLELIRKEQAKGHLVAMTGDGTNDAPALAQADVGVAMNTGTQAAKEAGNMIDLDSNPTKLIEVVETGKQLLITRGALTTFSIANDVAKYFAIIPAMLMGTFAVIAPLNVMRLDSPYSAIMSAVIFNALIIVALTPLALRGVRFRPASASAILRRNLLIYGLGGVVAPFVGIKAIDVIITTLKLV
- the kdpA gene encoding potassium-transporting ATPase subunit KdpA; this translates as MDIGGWIQFVLYLGILALLTKPMGIYLYRVLNPDARVGLEPIFGGTERLIYRSLRVDPKQEQDWKAYAFSMLAFSLISMLLTYLILRLQHVLPLNPQGLGPLSHHLAFNTAASFATNTNWQSYGGEGTMSYFSQMVGLTLHNFTSAAVGIAIAAALVRGIARATAKTIGNFWVDLTRVTLYVLLPIGVIFALFLVSQGMIQNFKPYETISIVQDAALDSTLSPTQTIAQGPMASQVAIKMLGTNGGGFVNANAAHPYENPNPLSNFFQTLSILLIPAGLTYYLGRMVKSQGHGWAVWVAMAVMFVGGAMVVWSAESAGNPRITALGVEGADGNMEGKETRFGIFNSALFATVTTDASCGAVNTMHDSMTPLGGLVPLFNIQVGEVIFGGVGAGLYGMLLYVILAIFIAGLMVGRTPEYLGKKIGATEVKLAAIGILVPVILILGFTAWGVVSQWGTASLNNSGPHGLSEVLYAFSSATGNNGSAFAGLGTNFPWYNTLMGIAMLVGRFMIIVPVLAIAGQLASKKLVAEGAGSFPVSGVTFTVLLIGTVLIIGALTFLPVLALGPVLEQFLMTRSTQLF
- the kdpC gene encoding K(+)-transporting ATPase subunit C — its product is MKNLVRELRPALVATAVLTVLLCVVYPVVVWAIAQTLFPSQANGSLLFNSSGKTIGSELIGQPFTAVRYFHPRPSAAGNGYDGASSGGSNLGPLSLKLIDAVSQRVANYREINGVPASVAVPADAVTASASGLDPHISLANAKLQANRVAQARDIEVSRVIGLIEANTDSKALGILGEEGVNVLMLNLALDMEH
- a CDS encoding PTS sugar transporter subunit IIA; amino-acid sequence: MSLDRKASTFLDLIRRSERGRLKVYLGYAPGVGKTYLMLQEGHRLKQEGIDVVIGLVETHDRVATTALLEGLESVPRMQVAYRGITLDEMDRDAILARRPRIVLVDELAHTNPPNSKHPKRYMDVDEILAAGIHVISTMNVQHLESLYNTVEGLVKVKVAERVPDLVLRQADEIVNVDLSPEDLIRRLERGQIYPNDRIALASEHFFQAPNLEQLRELTLRETASQIDFRRREQHVDGAGTPPDQVVVCLSASGPNNANLLRYGSRLAGRLNRRWYAIHVQTPKEAPLRIDAGKQRVLADALTLANQLGAMVFTLKGTDVVETILRFAHDYRVGHIVIGRPNPRPFVDRILSRPSQVERLIEKGQGYRIVVLDERIPESPMDTDPPDFNRTSSESGKAFSTKFQKSTLLIWQQSLTKDQAIRDLHGALKSTYPRSVTPTSLQLALIREADMSTFLNEGIAVPHAAVPGLDRLCWAIGIPKQGISDIESGTHIHAVLFTLYPPERSADYLKYLARAADLFRDRRSIEQLSLVQNPDDLLTWLKNIETCSRSGN